One window from the genome of Lentibacillus daqui encodes:
- the purN gene encoding phosphoribosylglycinamide formyltransferase, translating into MCKVKAAVFASGTGSNFQAIVEQSIANKLSYEIVLLVCDKPGAKVVRLAQEYGIPVFVFTPKNYPGKALYEQEIKNKLRTLQVDWIFLAGYMRMIGSTLLDTYPARIVNIHPSFLPAFPGKDAIEQAYKAKVETTGVTVHFIDAGMDTGPIIKQESVRVYENDTVETLKQRIQQVEHTLYPKVINALVSKGV; encoded by the coding sequence ATGTGTAAAGTGAAGGCGGCAGTGTTTGCTTCAGGAACGGGCAGTAATTTCCAAGCGATAGTAGAGCAGTCAATTGCAAATAAGCTATCCTATGAAATTGTGCTGCTCGTTTGTGATAAACCAGGGGCAAAGGTCGTCCGTTTGGCGCAGGAATATGGGATACCAGTATTTGTTTTTACCCCCAAGAACTATCCTGGTAAAGCCTTATACGAACAGGAAATTAAGAACAAGCTGCGAACATTACAGGTTGACTGGATTTTCCTTGCTGGGTATATGCGAATGATTGGTTCAACACTGCTTGATACTTATCCGGCGCGTATTGTCAATATTCATCCATCGTTTTTACCAGCATTTCCGGGTAAAGATGCAATCGAGCAGGCGTATAAGGCAAAGGTTGAGACAACTGGTGTAACGGTGCATTTTATTGATGCGGGAATGGACACAGGTCCGATTATCAAGCAGGAATCGGTAAGAGTTTACGAGAATGATACAGTAGAAACATTAAAGCAGCGTATCCAGCAGGTGGAACATACATTGTACCCAAAGGTGATTAATGCACTTGTAAGTAAGGGGGTATAA
- the purH gene encoding bifunctional phosphoribosylaminoimidazolecarboxamide formyltransferase/IMP cyclohydrolase, producing MKKRALISVSNKENIEAFAKGLVEQDYEIISTGGTLRTLHQAGIEATAVEEITGFPEILDGRVKTLHPLIHAGLLAKRDNADHQNQLEELAIRPIDLVAVNLYPFKQTLERVGVTEAEIIENIDIGGPSMLRAAAKNMANVAVVVDPNDYEDVLQAIKMNALDETKRKQLAAKVFRYTANYDAMIADYFTNEPYPDVLTKTYEKVQSLRYGENPHQTAAFYKDVHQTAGTLAGAKQLHGKELSYNNIQDANAALEIIADYDEPAAVAVKHMNPCGIGIGETIETAFAKAYDADPVSIFGGIVVCNRAIDAKVAEPLSKIFLEIVIAPGFSEDALEMLTRKKNIRLLELDLADGAVNKQKITSVMGGVLLQDYDRGVVSAGDLTFATDRKPTESELKQLLFAEKAVKHVKSNAIVLAKDNQTIGVGAGQMNRVGAAKIAIEQAGEKTNGAVMASDAFFPMPDTVEAAAEAGITAIIQPGGSKRDQDSVDVCNKHGIAMVYTGMRHFKH from the coding sequence ATGAAAAAGCGAGCGTTAATAAGTGTATCGAACAAAGAAAACATCGAAGCCTTTGCGAAAGGGCTAGTGGAACAGGACTATGAAATTATTTCAACCGGAGGAACCTTACGTACCCTTCATCAAGCCGGGATAGAAGCAACCGCTGTAGAAGAAATTACTGGTTTCCCGGAAATTCTCGATGGTCGGGTCAAAACATTACATCCGTTGATTCATGCAGGCTTATTAGCTAAACGGGACAATGCTGATCATCAAAACCAGCTTGAAGAACTAGCGATTAGGCCAATTGATTTGGTTGCGGTTAATCTGTATCCATTTAAACAAACGTTGGAGCGGGTGGGTGTTACCGAAGCAGAGATTATCGAAAATATCGATATTGGCGGACCATCCATGTTACGGGCAGCAGCGAAAAATATGGCAAATGTCGCTGTCGTGGTTGATCCGAATGACTATGAGGATGTATTACAAGCAATCAAGATGAATGCCTTAGATGAAACAAAGCGTAAACAGTTGGCCGCCAAAGTATTCCGCTACACAGCCAATTATGATGCGATGATTGCCGATTATTTTACAAATGAGCCTTATCCAGATGTGCTGACCAAGACCTATGAAAAGGTGCAATCATTAAGGTACGGTGAAAATCCACACCAAACGGCGGCTTTTTACAAGGATGTCCACCAAACAGCAGGAACACTTGCCGGCGCAAAACAGTTGCATGGAAAGGAATTATCCTACAATAACATTCAAGATGCGAATGCAGCATTGGAAATTATTGCTGATTATGATGAACCGGCGGCTGTAGCGGTGAAGCATATGAACCCATGCGGAATTGGTATTGGTGAAACGATCGAAACAGCATTTGCCAAAGCGTATGATGCGGATCCAGTCTCGATATTTGGCGGGATTGTTGTTTGTAATCGTGCCATTGATGCGAAGGTTGCTGAACCATTAAGCAAGATTTTTTTGGAAATTGTCATTGCTCCTGGATTTAGTGAAGATGCGCTTGAAATGTTGACAAGGAAGAAGAATATTCGCTTGCTGGAGCTGGACCTGGCAGATGGAGCGGTGAACAAGCAGAAGATTACTAGTGTGATGGGTGGCGTATTGCTGCAGGATTATGATCGTGGCGTTGTAAGTGCAGGTGATCTTACTTTTGCAACAGACCGAAAGCCGACCGAATCAGAATTAAAGCAATTACTGTTTGCCGAAAAAGCCGTTAAGCATGTCAAATCCAATGCAATTGTACTGGCAAAGGATAATCAGACGATTGGCGTTGGTGCAGGACAAATGAACCGGGTTGGTGCTGCGAAAATCGCGATTGAACAAGCGGGAGAAAAGACTAACGGCGCGGTCATGGCTTCGGATGCCTTTTTCCCCATGCCAGATACAGTAGAAGCGGCAGCAGAGGCAGGCATTACAGCAATCATACAACCGGGTGGATCAAAACGGGATCAAGATTCGGTTGATGTGTGCAACAAACACGGAATTGCCATGGTTTACACAGGAATGCGCCATTTCAAACATTAA
- the purD gene encoding phosphoribosylamine--glycine ligase has translation MNILVVGRGGREHSIVMKLAASEQVTNLYAAPGNGGIAQQATCVDIDEMDIDRLIMFARDKQIDLTIVGPENPLNAGIANRFQEVGLAIFAPTKEAALLEGSKQFAKQFMGKYNIPTAAHATFADAKQAKQYIIEQGAPIVVKADGLAAGKGVVVAETEAQAIKAVDDMLISRTFAEAGATLVIEECLVGKEFSLMAFVHEGNVYPMLPARDHKRAFDHDKGPNTGGMGAYAPVPDVTDEDLAYTYREILKKTADGLVNERRPFTGILYAGLMMTADGPKVIEFNTRFGDPETQVVLPLLKNDLLQVILDVIHGRNPTLTWEENFCAGVVVAAQGYPDSYEKGITLPDIVTDEHVFVVHAGTKLAAGSYQSDGGRVLLVGSKQETLDGAANHVYHTLTTTNLSDQFFYRSDIGKLTTRTI, from the coding sequence ATGAATATATTAGTAGTCGGCCGTGGTGGACGAGAGCATTCCATTGTGATGAAATTGGCTGCAAGCGAACAAGTGACTAACCTTTATGCAGCTCCCGGAAATGGTGGTATCGCACAACAAGCAACGTGTGTGGACATTGATGAAATGGATATCGACCGGTTGATCATGTTTGCCAGGGATAAGCAGATTGATTTAACGATTGTTGGCCCGGAAAATCCGCTTAACGCTGGAATTGCCAATCGATTTCAAGAAGTGGGTTTAGCGATCTTTGCACCGACAAAAGAAGCTGCATTATTAGAAGGCAGCAAACAGTTTGCCAAACAATTTATGGGGAAATACAACATTCCTACGGCCGCACATGCTACATTTGCCGATGCAAAACAAGCGAAACAATACATTATCGAACAGGGAGCACCAATTGTGGTCAAAGCGGATGGACTTGCTGCTGGTAAAGGTGTGGTGGTTGCTGAGACAGAAGCGCAGGCAATAAAGGCTGTCGATGATATGCTCATTTCGCGGACGTTCGCCGAAGCAGGAGCCACGCTTGTCATCGAGGAATGCCTTGTCGGAAAAGAGTTCTCACTGATGGCGTTTGTTCATGAAGGAAATGTCTACCCCATGCTTCCCGCCCGTGATCATAAACGTGCCTTTGATCATGACAAAGGGCCGAATACAGGCGGGATGGGCGCTTATGCACCGGTTCCTGATGTCACAGATGAGGATCTTGCGTATACATATCGGGAAATATTAAAGAAAACAGCTGACGGATTAGTGAATGAAAGACGTCCATTTACCGGAATTTTATATGCTGGTTTGATGATGACTGCTGACGGCCCTAAAGTCATTGAATTTAACACTCGGTTTGGAGACCCGGAGACACAAGTCGTCTTGCCCTTATTGAAGAATGATCTCTTGCAAGTTATACTGGATGTCATACATGGACGGAATCCAACGTTAACATGGGAAGAAAATTTCTGTGCCGGGGTTGTGGTTGCTGCCCAGGGTTACCCGGACAGCTATGAAAAAGGTATCACCTTGCCCGACATTGTCACTGATGAACATGTATTTGTCGTGCATGCAGGCACAAAACTTGCTGCAGGTTCGTACCAATCAGATGGTGGCCGGGTATTGCTTGTCGGCAGTAAACAGGAAACACTTGATGGTGCTGCGAATCACGTATATCACACCCTGACAACAACGAACTTGTCTGATCAATTTTTTTATCGAAGCGACATTGGTAAGTTAACAACTCGGACAATTTGA
- a CDS encoding adenine deaminase C-terminal domain-containing protein: protein MLENGYYWRNREMRKHVAVIEGKVAPNLVLTNATYLNTFTKQWLQANIWILDDRIVYVGEKLPEKQTKTEIIDCSDYYLVPGYIEPHAHPFQLYSPDKLANHVAKFGTTTLINDNLMWNFLLDKKKAFSLLDEFNKLPVSMYWWARFDSQTALQDEEVFFNSEDVLDWLSHPAVIQGGELTSWPNLLAGDDRLLYWIQEANRNGKPVEGHFPGASEKTLTKMKLLGVAADHEAMTGAEAINRLQLGFQVGLRHSSIRPDLPRLLEEMLAENIPSFEHVTMTTDGATPAFYENGMMNVCLEIAIQKGVAPEEAYSMVSHNVAMHYRLTDELGCIAPGRLAHINILAKKDNPHPVGVLAKGQWIRRKSDGETIAPRFDWEKYNVGPLNLDWNLQMSDLQFSIPIGLDMVNDVIIKPYAIETDVTLDTIPDRCNDSFLLLIDRNGKWRVNTALRGFTNKLGAIVSSYSTTGDIVCIGKSKQDMLTAWNRLKKIGGGIVLVHQGEILFELPLALGGIMFDGKMEDLIEKEKQLKKHLKEFGYPYDDPVYSILFLSATHLPYIRITQRGIVDVKKREVLFPAIMR from the coding sequence ATGCTGGAAAATGGTTATTATTGGAGAAATCGGGAAATGCGTAAACATGTTGCTGTAATCGAGGGGAAAGTGGCACCAAATCTTGTGTTAACAAATGCAACGTATTTAAATACATTTACCAAACAGTGGTTACAGGCAAATATTTGGATTTTGGATGACCGGATTGTTTATGTTGGGGAGAAGCTTCCGGAAAAACAAACGAAAACGGAAATCATTGATTGCAGTGATTACTATCTTGTACCAGGTTATATTGAACCACATGCACACCCATTTCAATTATATAGTCCTGATAAGCTGGCTAATCATGTGGCGAAGTTCGGTACGACAACATTGATCAATGATAATCTGATGTGGAATTTCTTGTTGGACAAAAAGAAAGCGTTTTCCTTGTTGGATGAGTTTAATAAACTGCCTGTTTCCATGTACTGGTGGGCTCGTTTTGATTCACAAACGGCTTTGCAGGATGAAGAGGTCTTTTTCAATAGTGAAGATGTGCTTGATTGGCTATCACACCCAGCGGTTATTCAAGGGGGGGAATTAACTTCCTGGCCAAATCTGTTAGCTGGTGACGATAGACTGCTATATTGGATACAGGAAGCTAATCGGAATGGGAAACCCGTAGAAGGGCATTTCCCTGGGGCTTCAGAAAAAACGCTCACCAAAATGAAGCTGCTGGGGGTTGCGGCAGATCATGAAGCAATGACAGGAGCAGAGGCGATCAATCGGTTGCAATTAGGGTTCCAGGTGGGGCTAAGACATTCCTCGATCAGGCCTGATTTGCCAAGACTTTTGGAAGAAATGCTTGCCGAAAACATACCGTCATTTGAACATGTGACCATGACGACGGACGGGGCCACACCAGCATTTTACGAAAATGGGATGATGAATGTATGCCTGGAAATTGCAATTCAGAAAGGCGTTGCACCGGAAGAAGCGTACAGTATGGTCTCTCATAATGTGGCAATGCATTATCGTTTAACAGATGAATTGGGCTGTATTGCACCAGGAAGGCTCGCCCATATCAATATTTTAGCAAAGAAAGACAACCCGCATCCGGTCGGGGTATTAGCCAAGGGTCAATGGATTAGGCGGAAGTCAGATGGGGAAACAATAGCTCCCCGATTCGACTGGGAAAAATACAACGTTGGTCCGTTAAACCTGGATTGGAATTTGCAAATGAGTGACCTGCAGTTTTCCATCCCAATTGGACTGGATATGGTAAATGACGTCATTATCAAACCATACGCGATTGAAACAGATGTTACCCTTGATACAATTCCTGATCGCTGTAATGATTCATTTCTATTACTGATCGACCGGAATGGGAAATGGCGGGTAAACACTGCCTTAAGAGGATTTACCAACAAATTGGGAGCTATCGTAAGTTCCTATTCTACAACTGGTGATATTGTATGTATTGGTAAAAGTAAACAAGATATGCTTACAGCCTGGAATCGTTTGAAAAAAATAGGCGGAGGAATTGTGCTTGTCCACCAAGGAGAAATTTTGTTTGAATTGCCACTGGCCCTTGGAGGAATCATGTTCGATGGCAAAATGGAGGATTTAATTGAGAAGGAAAAACAGCTGAAAAAACATTTAAAGGAATTCGGCTATCCATATGACGATCCTGTGTATTCCATCCTTTTCCTATCCGCAACCCATTTGCCGTATATTCGGATAACACAGCGTGGCATTGTTGATGTGAAAAAACGGGAGGTACTTTTTCCGGCAATCATGCGTTGA
- a CDS encoding YerC/YecD family TrpR-related protein, translated as MQIDKLRGEQLDQLFDAILSLQDREECYRFFDDIATMSEIHSIAQRLQVAKMLIEGQTYHVIEKETKASTATISRVRRCINFGNDGYKMVLDRTSGKTNED; from the coding sequence GTGCAAATTGATAAATTACGCGGGGAACAGTTAGATCAATTATTTGATGCGATTTTGTCGCTGCAAGATCGCGAAGAATGCTACCGCTTTTTTGACGACATCGCAACAATGTCAGAAATCCACTCGATTGCCCAGCGCTTGCAAGTTGCCAAAATGCTGATAGAAGGGCAGACTTATCATGTGATAGAAAAGGAAACAAAAGCATCAACAGCCACCATTTCCCGGGTACGAAGGTGCATTAACTTTGGCAATGACGGCTATAAAATGGTGCTGGATCGAACATCAGGTAAAACAAACGAAGACTAG
- a CDS encoding ABC transporter substrate-binding protein, with product MKRLLLLIAMIGMIGLAACSSDDSAGSEGKAGSDGEKTYTVGATQIVEHPSLDEAYKGFKDALADAGLNVEYDFQSAQNDQNNVKPISDGFVADNVDLIFANSTPSALGALQATSDIPIVFTSVTDAVDAGLVKSMDEHEGNITGVVDLHPDAIKETVKFISDNFSDAKVGMIYNAGEQNSVAQIKAVKKAAKDTGLSIVERTVANSSEVQQAATTLVDEADVFYIITDNTVVSALDSVVGVANDQDIPLFVGEPDSLEKGGFATFGIDYHTIGYRSGEMAADILTGKKEASDFPVEYPPEIQLFINKQAAEEQGVKWNDKWDDAAEFVETK from the coding sequence ATGAAGCGATTGCTGTTGTTGATTGCAATGATTGGTATGATTGGTTTGGCAGCCTGTAGTAGTGATGATTCTGCGGGAAGTGAAGGAAAAGCTGGATCTGATGGAGAGAAAACATATACGGTTGGTGCAACGCAAATTGTTGAACATCCGTCTCTTGATGAGGCATACAAAGGATTTAAGGATGCGCTTGCCGATGCCGGGCTGAACGTAGAATATGATTTTCAAAGCGCCCAGAATGACCAAAATAATGTCAAACCGATTTCAGATGGTTTTGTTGCAGATAATGTCGATCTGATTTTTGCCAATTCAACACCAAGCGCCCTTGGAGCACTGCAAGCGACAAGCGATATTCCAATTGTGTTTACATCGGTAACGGATGCTGTAGATGCCGGGCTGGTAAAATCAATGGACGAACATGAAGGAAATATTACCGGAGTTGTCGACCTTCATCCGGATGCCATTAAAGAGACGGTGAAGTTTATCAGTGACAATTTTTCGGATGCAAAAGTAGGCATGATCTATAATGCCGGAGAACAGAACTCGGTTGCCCAAATTAAGGCAGTCAAAAAAGCAGCAAAAGACACCGGGCTTAGCATTGTGGAGCGAACAGTAGCCAACTCTTCAGAAGTACAGCAGGCCGCTACAACGCTGGTTGATGAGGCAGATGTGTTCTATATCATTACCGACAATACCGTTGTTTCCGCATTGGACAGTGTTGTTGGAGTTGCAAACGATCAGGATATCCCACTATTTGTTGGTGAACCCGATTCATTGGAAAAAGGGGGATTTGCGACGTTCGGTATTGATTATCACACGATTGGTTACCGCTCAGGCGAAATGGCTGCGGATATTTTAACCGGGAAAAAGGAAGCAAGCGATTTTCCTGTTGAATACCCACCGGAAATTCAACTGTTCATTAATAAGCAAGCAGCAGAAGAACAAGGTGTAAAATGGAACGACAAATGGGACGATGCAGCAGAATTTGTTGAGACGAAATAA
- a CDS encoding ABC transporter permease, with protein MIISMFGAVESGVIYAIMALGVYLTFRVLDFPDLTVDGSFVTGASVAAVSIMNGIPPILATIFAVIAGLIAGCITGILHTKGKINALLSGILMMTALYSINLRIMKQPTLSMLNETTIFTQLKSVWDGTGIDDFLNGILSMLGMTKFPATWAIILVMIVVTLGIKLITDFYLKTEVGLALRAIGDNKKMIRSLSANTDSLTIFGVGLSNGLVALSGGLYAQLGGFADVNMGIGMIVIGLASVIIGEALFGTKTISRTTLAVIGGAVIYRIIVTLALQVEFLDTGDMKLITAFIVVIALVTPKLLQTRREKKRRLQKRKTLHHEEVA; from the coding sequence ATGATTATATCCATGTTTGGTGCTGTTGAATCCGGTGTCATCTATGCAATAATGGCATTAGGGGTATATTTGACGTTTCGGGTGCTTGATTTTCCCGATTTAACGGTTGATGGAAGTTTTGTTACCGGTGCGTCTGTTGCAGCTGTCTCGATTATGAATGGTATCCCGCCAATTCTGGCAACTATTTTTGCCGTTATTGCCGGCCTTATTGCTGGATGTATCACCGGCATATTGCATACAAAGGGAAAAATTAATGCACTATTATCCGGAATCCTGATGATGACCGCATTATATTCGATTAACTTACGGATTATGAAGCAGCCAACCCTGTCCATGTTAAATGAAACAACGATTTTCACCCAATTGAAATCAGTATGGGACGGAACAGGTATCGATGATTTTTTAAATGGCATATTATCCATGTTGGGAATGACCAAATTTCCGGCAACATGGGCTATTATTTTAGTGATGATCGTTGTGACACTTGGCATAAAATTAATAACGGATTTCTATTTAAAGACAGAGGTGGGTCTTGCATTAAGGGCGATCGGGGATAATAAAAAAATGATCCGCAGTTTATCCGCAAATACCGATTCATTGACAATTTTCGGTGTTGGCCTTTCCAATGGGCTTGTTGCATTATCTGGCGGACTGTATGCACAGCTTGGCGGGTTTGCCGATGTGAATATGGGAATCGGGATGATTGTCATTGGCCTTGCCTCCGTCATCATTGGGGAAGCATTATTTGGCACTAAAACCATTTCCAGAACAACATTGGCAGTCATTGGTGGTGCGGTAATTTACCGAATCATTGTCACCTTGGCACTACAGGTTGAATTCCTGGATACAGGTGATATGAAATTAATTACGGCCTTTATTGTTGTTATCGCATTGGTTACCCCAAAATTGTTGCAAACAAGAAGAGAAAAGAAGCGCCGTTTACAAAAACGAAAGACACTCCATCATGAAGAGGTGGCGTAA
- a CDS encoding ABC transporter ATP-binding protein, with protein MLKLSNISMTFSEGTPDEKKALQSFDLNLEKGDFVTVIGSNGAGKSTLMNVISGVLIPEAGDVVINGKPVGHLPEYKRSAMIGRVFQDPMAGTAPSMTIEENLAMAYSRNKKRKLRIGVTKKRRTVFKEYLQTLNLGLEDRLTAKVGLLSGGERQALSLLMTTFTEPDILLLDEHTAALDPSRAALITDLTEEVVQSARLTTLMVTHNMQQALDLGNRLIMMDKGQIILEVSGEEKQKLTIEDLLHEFQRIRGTQFENDRAVLG; from the coding sequence ATGCTAAAATTAAGTAATATTTCCATGACATTCAGTGAAGGGACACCAGATGAAAAGAAGGCACTGCAATCATTTGATTTAAATTTGGAAAAGGGCGACTTTGTTACTGTTATTGGCAGTAATGGTGCGGGAAAATCGACGTTAATGAATGTGATTTCCGGTGTGCTTATTCCGGAAGCAGGCGATGTGGTGATTAATGGGAAACCGGTCGGTCATTTGCCAGAATATAAGCGATCCGCAATGATTGGTCGTGTGTTTCAAGATCCCATGGCAGGAACAGCGCCTTCCATGACGATAGAGGAAAATTTGGCGATGGCTTATTCCCGGAACAAAAAACGGAAACTAAGAATCGGTGTAACGAAGAAGCGAAGAACGGTGTTTAAAGAATATTTGCAAACATTAAACTTGGGATTGGAAGATCGGTTAACAGCAAAGGTTGGGTTGCTTTCCGGTGGGGAGCGACAGGCACTTTCGTTGTTAATGACGACTTTTACTGAACCAGATATTCTCTTGCTTGATGAACATACTGCAGCACTGGACCCATCCCGCGCAGCATTAATTACAGATTTGACCGAAGAGGTTGTCCAAAGTGCCAGATTAACAACATTAATGGTTACCCATAACATGCAACAGGCGCTTGATCTGGGTAACCGATTAATAATGATGGATAAAGGGCAGATCATTTTAGAAGTAAGTGGAGAAGAAAAACAGAAATTAACGATTGAAGATCTGTTACATGAATTTCAGCGAATTCGTGGGACACAATTTGAAAATGATCGTGCTGTTTTAGGCTAG
- a CDS encoding DNA topology modulation protein has product MNKIILIGSGGSGKSTLARQLGAKLNLKVYHLDALFWKPNWVGVPRNEQRGIQNELVKNEKWIIDGNYGGTMDIRLNAADTIIFLDVHRTICVYRAFKRMLQYRNKTRPDMGEGCEERFDFGFLKWIWNYPKAKRPEVLKKLEQFSTEKQIIILRSPKQIQKFLEKA; this is encoded by the coding sequence ATGAATAAAATTATCCTAATTGGTTCGGGCGGCTCGGGGAAATCAACTTTGGCCAGACAGTTGGGGGCCAAGCTAAATTTAAAGGTATATCATTTAGATGCGCTATTTTGGAAGCCAAATTGGGTAGGTGTTCCAAGGAATGAACAAAGGGGGATACAAAATGAGTTAGTCAAAAATGAAAAATGGATTATTGATGGAAATTATGGTGGAACGATGGATATTAGGCTTAATGCGGCAGATACAATAATCTTCCTTGATGTTCATCGAACCATCTGTGTTTATCGTGCTTTTAAAAGAATGTTGCAGTACAGAAATAAAACTAGACCAGATATGGGAGAAGGCTGCGAAGAGAGGTTTGACTTCGGCTTTCTAAAATGGATATGGAATTATCCGAAAGCCAAAAGACCAGAAGTATTAAAAAAGCTAGAGCAATTTTCTACTGAAAAACAAATTATCATTTTAAGATCACCTAAGCAAATTCAAAAGTTCTTGGAAAAAGCATAA
- a CDS encoding GNAT family N-acetyltransferase, with protein MDVILEKATNDDAQSIFDMQVKAFMPLLEKYKDYDTNPANETIDRVFKRINNPNGGFYKILVDNILVGAICVIRKESVHWISPMFILPKYQGKGIAQKAIISVEKMFIKATSWELATILEEERNCYLYEKMGYIKTGVIKKLDENTTLIFYKKIVK; from the coding sequence ATGGACGTAATTTTAGAGAAAGCTACAAATGATGATGCACAATCTATTTTTGATATGCAAGTTAAGGCTTTTATGCCACTGTTAGAAAAATATAAGGATTATGATACAAATCCTGCAAACGAAACCATTGATAGAGTTTTTAAAAGAATAAATAACCCTAATGGTGGGTTTTACAAAATATTAGTTGATAATATTCTTGTAGGTGCTATTTGTGTAATCAGGAAAGAGAGCGTACATTGGATAAGCCCAATGTTTATTCTTCCTAAATACCAAGGTAAAGGTATAGCGCAGAAAGCTATCATTTCAGTTGAGAAAATGTTTATCAAAGCTACTAGTTGGGAATTAGCTACAATTTTAGAAGAAGAACGTAATTGTTATCTATATGAAAAAATGGGCTACATCAAAACAGGTGTTATTAAGAAATTGGACGAAAATACAACCCTTATATTTTATAAAAAAATTGTTAAATAG
- a CDS encoding regulatory YrvL family protein, which yields MTEVNNDDSFENMNVKEKAATIIGLTLFIILVIAFVLGIFFFGFAGVFELLGIHYQSIWSLFIFVVSFFILGFVVDLFFDAIRKLSVQNTSGNMKAFFIQVLVAFVANWIVIVTVDAFMKSITLSLGTKTIVALLLAILEPIFDNKKEQRKKDT from the coding sequence GTGACTGAAGTTAATAATGATGATTCATTTGAAAATATGAATGTCAAAGAAAAAGCAGCAACAATTATTGGACTCACGCTTTTTATTATATTGGTAATCGCATTCGTTTTAGGTATTTTCTTTTTTGGCTTTGCAGGAGTTTTTGAATTACTTGGTATTCACTATCAATCGATCTGGTCATTATTTATTTTTGTTGTTAGTTTCTTTATTTTAGGGTTTGTGGTTGACTTATTTTTTGACGCTATAAGAAAGCTGTCTGTCCAAAATACAAGTGGAAATATGAAAGCATTTTTCATTCAAGTACTTGTTGCATTTGTGGCGAACTGGATCGTCATTGTAACAGTAGATGCATTTATGAAAAGTATTACCCTCTCTTTAGGAACGAAGACCATAGTCGCTTTACTACTAGCTATATTGGAACCTATATTTGACAACAAAAAAGAGCAAAGAAAAAAAGATACTTAG
- a CDS encoding LysR family transcriptional regulator, with amino-acid sequence MEIRNLKTFQVVAEKLNVTLAAEELRYTQPTVSLQIKALEQELNHKLLTRVGKKTFLTAAGKKFKVHVDNLLAYVDQIEKDMQELHGPAGILTVAASEYYCTRHLSLLLKTYTEMYPNVRLNLLPLNSSYAIQSVRNYIADIAIIASEDDGNDFNKNFLEEEQALLVASAEISKGKQSEEIFANYPFISYNDDCSFSDIINQYFKECGTQPLSTIVCGGSDEIIKRIVLNGTGYAILGENVIKKELNDGSIIILEKVSDPIITSSINLKIRSDEPNIQTFNDLLQNTWPLY; translated from the coding sequence ATGGAGATTAGAAATCTGAAAACATTTCAAGTTGTAGCTGAAAAACTAAATGTAACATTGGCTGCAGAAGAATTGAGATATACTCAACCCACAGTCTCTTTACAAATAAAAGCATTAGAACAAGAACTTAATCATAAACTCTTGACCAGAGTTGGAAAAAAGACCTTTTTAACAGCAGCTGGAAAAAAGTTCAAAGTTCATGTTGACAATTTATTAGCATATGTTGATCAAATTGAAAAAGATATGCAAGAACTACATGGACCGGCAGGCATTCTTACAGTAGCAGCTTCTGAATACTATTGCACACGTCATCTTTCACTATTACTGAAAACATATACAGAAATGTATCCAAATGTAAGATTAAATCTCCTCCCATTAAATAGCAGTTATGCTATTCAAAGTGTTAGAAATTATATCGCGGATATTGCAATTATTGCAAGTGAAGATGATGGAAACGATTTCAATAAAAATTTTTTAGAAGAAGAACAGGCTTTGCTAGTTGCTTCAGCCGAAATTAGTAAAGGAAAACAATCGGAGGAGATTTTCGCTAACTATCCATTTATTTCATACAATGATGATTGCAGTTTTAGTGATATCATTAACCAATATTTCAAAGAATGTGGTACTCAACCTCTATCAACTATTGTTTGCGGCGGTAGTGATGAAATAATCAAGCGAATAGTTTTAAACGGCACAGGTTATGCTATTTTAGGTGAAAATGTGATTAAAAAAGAACTAAATGACGGATCGATTATAATTTTGGAAAAAGTATCAGATCCTATAATTACTTCTTCTATTAACTTAAAAATACGTTCTGATGAACCGAATATCCAAACCTTTAATGATTTATTACAAAATACATGGCCTTTGTATTAG